From Halobacillus sp. Marseille-Q1614, the proteins below share one genomic window:
- the holA gene encoding DNA polymerase III subunit delta — MAKRIFLLYGPEDYLIQEEKNKIIESVLPPEDREFNISQYDLEETPVEEAVTDAETFPFLGDKKMVIAYNPVFLKAKPDALPFEHNTDALVDYVNHPADYTTLIIVAPYEKVDERKKVFKLLKKHAEIIPCQPVKEWDMDKWIQSIANDLHITIPESIHELFAQEIGTNLLALRKEIEKLALNVGEGGVVTRELAEDLLSHSAEASGLKMVDAVMERDLGRAVKLFKDLLKANEEPIALIALLASQFRIISQVKTLKQKGYAQNKMRDYIRSHPYVIKMALKRERGFTNEELNQIIQELADADLMMKQGHMDKVLTFEMLLYRLIHIKKPQKV, encoded by the coding sequence GTGGCCAAACGTATTTTTTTATTATATGGACCTGAGGATTACCTGATTCAGGAAGAGAAAAATAAAATCATTGAATCTGTTCTGCCTCCCGAAGACCGGGAATTTAATATTTCGCAGTATGATCTAGAAGAGACTCCTGTTGAAGAAGCAGTAACGGATGCGGAAACTTTTCCCTTTCTGGGGGATAAAAAGATGGTCATTGCTTATAATCCTGTCTTTCTAAAAGCGAAGCCGGATGCCTTGCCATTTGAACACAATACAGATGCTCTGGTTGATTATGTTAATCACCCAGCTGATTATACAACTTTAATTATTGTGGCCCCTTATGAAAAAGTGGACGAGCGTAAAAAAGTCTTTAAGCTCTTAAAGAAGCATGCAGAAATCATACCGTGTCAGCCGGTGAAGGAATGGGATATGGATAAATGGATTCAGTCCATCGCCAATGACTTACATATAACAATTCCAGAGTCTATTCATGAACTGTTCGCACAGGAAATTGGGACCAACCTGTTAGCCCTTCGCAAGGAAATTGAGAAGCTGGCCCTAAATGTAGGGGAAGGCGGTGTGGTTACGCGTGAACTTGCAGAGGATCTTCTATCCCATAGTGCAGAAGCTTCCGGCTTAAAAATGGTGGATGCTGTTATGGAAAGGGACTTAGGACGGGCCGTTAAACTATTTAAAGATCTGTTGAAGGCCAATGAAGAACCTATTGCCCTGATCGCCTTATTAGCTTCACAGTTCAGAATTATCAGCCAGGTGAAAACATTAAAGCAAAAAGGATATGCTCAGAATAAAATGAGGGATTATATAAGGTCCCATCCTTATGTCATTAAGATGGCACTGAAAAGAGAAAGAGGATTTACAAACGAAGAACTCAATCAGATCATTCAGGAGCTTGCAGATGCCGATCTGATGATGAAGCAGGGTCATATGGATAAAGTGCTGACCTTTGAAATGCTATTATACCGTCTGATCCATATTAAAAAACCTCAAAAGGTATAG
- the rpsT gene encoding 30S ribosomal protein S20, which yields MPNIKSAKKRVRVNNDARALNAAFKSDMRTAVKRVEKLTASKEADQAKEALTVAVKKIDKAVKRGALHKNNGNRTKSRLSKKVNAL from the coding sequence ATGCCTAACATTAAATCAGCAAAAAAACGTGTACGTGTAAATAATGATGCTCGCGCTCTTAACGCAGCTTTCAAATCTGATATGCGTACTGCCGTTAAACGTGTAGAAAAGTTAACTGCAAGCAAAGAAGCGGATCAAGCGAAAGAAGCTTTAACTGTTGCTGTTAAGAAAATTGATAAAGCGGTAAAACGCGGTGCTCTTCATAAAAATAACGGGAACCGCACGAAATCCCGCCTATCTAAAAAAGTTAATGCGCTTTAA
- the gpr gene encoding GPR endopeptidase, which produces MPNNEEYSVRTDLALEAQEMRVHPEQDKSQPGDGVTVDEESVGNITLTYVKVDEAGAERIGKKAGNYITLESLAIRKQDTELQVELAACLSRQLVKVMELCGIKETDSCLIVGLGNQQVTPDAIGPLVMNEVLVTSHLFKLQPDTVAEGYRPVSAVAPGVMGVTGIETSDMIHGIIHEINPDFVIAVDALASRSINRINATIQLSDTGIHPGSGVGNKRKEISKETYGIPVISIGVPTVVDAVTITNDSIDYMLKHFGREWKEKNSPSNVLSPAINPFERKTLTEEDMPGEEKRKAVLGMIGQLGTEEKKQLIKEVLTPLGHNLMVTPKEVDSFVQDMAYVIASGINSALHKEIDEGEASSYTRF; this is translated from the coding sequence ATGCCAAATAATGAGGAATATTCGGTTCGGACAGATTTAGCTTTAGAAGCTCAGGAAATGAGGGTTCACCCTGAGCAGGACAAGAGTCAGCCGGGCGATGGCGTGACCGTTGATGAAGAAAGTGTAGGTAATATTACATTAACTTATGTAAAAGTCGATGAAGCAGGAGCGGAGCGGATTGGGAAAAAAGCGGGAAATTATATTACGTTGGAATCCCTTGCCATCCGAAAGCAGGACACTGAGCTGCAGGTCGAATTGGCTGCGTGTTTGTCACGACAGCTCGTTAAGGTCATGGAGCTTTGCGGAATTAAAGAAACAGACAGCTGTTTAATTGTAGGGCTTGGAAACCAGCAGGTCACTCCAGATGCAATTGGACCTCTTGTTATGAATGAAGTGCTCGTAACCAGCCATTTGTTTAAGCTGCAGCCGGATACTGTAGCAGAAGGCTACCGGCCGGTTTCAGCTGTAGCACCGGGAGTTATGGGAGTTACAGGTATTGAAACAAGCGATATGATTCATGGCATCATTCATGAGATCAATCCTGACTTTGTCATTGCTGTGGACGCTCTCGCCTCTCGCTCCATCAATCGGATTAACGCTACGATTCAGCTTTCTGATACAGGGATACACCCTGGTTCAGGTGTAGGAAATAAGCGGAAGGAAATCAGTAAAGAGACATATGGAATTCCAGTTATCTCCATCGGTGTGCCGACTGTCGTAGATGCTGTAACAATTACTAATGACAGTATTGACTATATGCTTAAGCACTTCGGAAGGGAGTGGAAGGAGAAGAACAGTCCTTCTAATGTACTTTCTCCGGCTATTAATCCGTTTGAGAGAAAGACACTGACTGAGGAAGATATGCCTGGAGAAGAAAAGAGAAAAGCCGTACTAGGAATGATAGGACAGCTCGGGACGGAAGAAAAGAAACAGCTTATTAAAGAAGTTCTAACCCCTCTTGGCCACAATTTAATGGTAACTCCTAAAGAGGTGGATTCTTTCGTTCAGGATATGGCATACGTAATTGCGTCGGGAATTAACAGCGCTCTCCATAAAGAAATTGACGAAGGCGAAGCTTCCTCTTATACGAGATTTTAA
- the spoIIP gene encoding stage II sporulation protein P, protein MGPIRKWENKQNLIIRRWTFWGASAMSILLLLFIGIGILTGAKSTYKLYSSTIQNFTTQLDGSSFIYFFEAENKVFAKAHPQEKKLPGLSSLSFQLLTSIKPNDLRSLLGREIPGLSSYNSEIIIAGEGTDYTNLPYESQPPLDIVLEDREAVDHEEQEEETPPQEDQDIKEDSVFIYHTHNRESFFPQLPEGTQHAYHDEVNITKVGARLGKELENRGIGAEVDTSDITTAAQQKGIGAYEASREIVQEVMSTDGNQIKYIFDLHRDNVPREVTTKEIDGKSYARTIFVVGAKHPEYEKNLKIATDLHKMLEEKYPGLSRGVLTKKGSGVDGKYNQDLSGNAVLIEFGGVYNSLEETYLTTGVIAEVFSEYYFEAEKVSGGE, encoded by the coding sequence ATGGGGCCTATACGAAAGTGGGAGAATAAGCAAAATCTTATAATTAGAAGGTGGACATTTTGGGGAGCTTCAGCTATGTCTATCCTTCTCCTTTTATTTATCGGGATCGGTATACTAACCGGGGCAAAATCTACATATAAACTCTACTCATCCACGATCCAGAACTTTACGACACAATTGGACGGAAGCTCGTTTATTTATTTCTTTGAAGCAGAAAACAAGGTTTTCGCTAAGGCACACCCGCAAGAGAAAAAGCTGCCGGGTTTATCCTCTCTATCTTTCCAGCTCTTAACCAGCATTAAACCAAACGATTTACGCAGCTTGCTGGGACGGGAGATCCCAGGGCTGTCTTCTTACAATAGTGAAATCATAATCGCAGGTGAAGGTACAGATTATACGAATTTACCTTATGAGTCTCAGCCGCCGCTGGATATTGTGTTAGAAGACAGAGAAGCAGTGGATCATGAGGAGCAGGAAGAAGAAACACCGCCGCAGGAAGACCAGGATATTAAGGAAGACAGTGTATTTATCTACCATACCCATAACCGTGAGTCCTTCTTCCCGCAGCTGCCTGAGGGAACGCAGCATGCTTATCACGATGAGGTAAATATCACGAAAGTGGGAGCTCGTCTAGGAAAAGAATTAGAAAATCGTGGAATTGGTGCAGAAGTAGATACGTCTGACATTACAACAGCCGCTCAGCAGAAAGGTATAGGTGCTTATGAAGCTTCAAGAGAAATAGTCCAGGAAGTTATGTCAACGGATGGTAACCAAATCAAATATATCTTTGATCTTCATAGAGATAATGTACCTAGGGAAGTTACTACGAAAGAAATTGATGGAAAGTCTTATGCAAGAACAATATTTGTTGTCGGAGCGAAGCACCCAGAGTATGAAAAGAACTTAAAGATCGCTACAGACCTGCATAAAATGCTGGAAGAAAAATATCCAGGTCTGAGCCGCGGCGTATTGACAAAGAAAGGAAGCGGAGTAGACGGAAAGTATAATCAGGATTTATCCGGAAATGCGGTACTGATTGAATTCGGCGGTGTTTATAACAGCCTTGAAGAAACCTACTTAACAACCGGTGTCATTGCCGAAGTATTCAGTGAGTACTATTTTGAAGCTGAAAAAGTATCCGGCGGGGAATAA